From Juglans regia cultivar Chandler chromosome 8, Walnut 2.0, whole genome shotgun sequence, the proteins below share one genomic window:
- the LOC109000149 gene encoding protein FAR1-RELATED SEQUENCE 5-like isoform X3, which yields MGEDEDGRPPRPSTSISGTQGYYGNVNPYNLPYMMPPNPYPYPHPNPYAWGSQHLPLPPFGTTMSSPLLSNPEELRRGEDTTQQSAMPLCVPTMPYPHCASESSTMPSSSVAEKNLGGTYPHPYAWGSQHLAPPPFGPTMPSPLSSISEELRRGEDTTQHLAMPLRVPTMPSNSVPHQNLEETSSNINIEPDAEGVNEVSDDDNRVEPPNAGMHFATDKEILDYYKRYAKQEGFGVIIRRTKRDLDGSVKYVTIGCARGGKYYPSHSNLSKPRPTTKTDCKAKINARFVNGVWVLTSIDLVHNHSTVSPQKSRFFRSHKHLDEYSQRMLDLNDRAGIWMNKNFQALVTDVGGFENLAFQEKDYRNFIDKARYLRMSKGGGEALNGYFKRMRKMNDDFVSVMDVDDEFRVRNVFWADARSRAAYEYFGDVITFDTTYLTNRYGMPFALFVGVNHHGQSILLGADLISSEDTSTFVWLFEAWLECMNGREPVAIITDQDRAMKNEIEIVFLNARHRYYLWHIMRKLLEKLGSHSAYNAGLKTAIMSAVYDTQNAEQFEEKWGQLIHNYDLIDNS from the exons ATGGGCGAAGATGAAGATGGAAGGCCACCCAGGCCTTCTACATCGATTTCAGGAACCCAG ggaTATTATGGAAATGTAAATCCATATAACTTGCCATATATGATGCCTCCAAATCCATATCCATATCCACATCCAAATCCGTACGCTTGGGGTAGTCAG CATCTGCCACTACCACCCTTTGGAACAACCATGTCATCCCCTCTGTTGAGTAATCCAGAAGAGTTGAGACGAGGTGAAGATACAACCCAG CAGTCGGCGATGCCACTATGTGTGCCAACTATGCCCTACCCACATTGCGCAAGTGAGTCATCAACTATGCCATCCTCCTCTGTAGCTGAAAAGAATTTAGGAG GAACATATCCACATCCATATGCTTGGGGTAGCCAG CATCTGGCACCGCCACCCTTTGGACCAACCATGCCATCCCCTTTGTCGAGTATTTCGGAGGAGTTGAGACGAGGTGAAGATACAACCCAG CATTTGGCAATGCCACTACGTGTGCCAACTATGCCATCCAATTCTGTACCCCATCAGAATTTAGAAG AAACTTCATCCAACATAAATATAGAGCCAGATGCAGAGGGGGTGAATGAAGTATCAGATGATGATAATAGAGTTGAGCCTCCAAACGCTGGTATGCACTTTGCTACTGATAAAGAGATTTTAGACTATTACAAACGATACGCCAAACAAGAGGGTTTTGGTGTTATCATAAGAAGAACGAAGAGAGATCTGGATGGGAGTGTGAAGTATGTGACAATTGGCTGTGCACGTGGCGGCAAGTATTATCCTAGCCACAGTAATTTATCAAAGCCAAGGCCAACGACAAAAACTGATTGTAAGGCAAAGATAAATGCTCGGTTTGTGAATGGGGTATGGGTGTTGACCAGTATTGATCTTGTTCACAATCACAGTACGGTTAGCCCacaaaaatctagattttttagatCTCACAAACATTTGGATGAATATAGTCAGAGAATGCTCGATTTGAATGACAGAGCGGGTATTtggatgaataaaaattttcaagcaCTTGTGACTGATGTTGGGGGGTTTGAGAATTTAGCTTTCCAAGAGAAAGATTATaggaattttattgacaaagctAGATACTTGAGAATGAGTAAAGGAGGTGGTGAAGCACTAAATGGCTACTTTAAGAGAATGAGGAAAATGAATGATGACTTTGTTTCCGTCATGGACGTGGATGATGAGTTTAGAGTTAGGAATGTGTTTTGGGCTGACGCACGAAGTCGGGCCGCATATGAGTATTTTGGAGACGTCATCACGTTCGATACTACGTACCTAACAAATAGGTATGGGATGCCGTTTGCTCTCTTTGTTGGAGTAAACCATCATGGACAGTCCATTCTTTTAGGGGCAGACTTGATTTCAAGTGAGGATACAAGTACCTTCGTCTGGTTGTTTGAAGCATGGTTAGAATGCATGAATGGACGGGAACCCGTAGCAATCATAACAGACCAAGATAGGGCAATGAAGAATGAGATTGAGATTGTATTCCTGAATGCAAGACATAGATATTATCTCTGGCATATAATGCGAAAACTGTTGGAGAAATTGGGATCCCACTCGGCATATAACGCAGGATTGAAGACTGCAATTATGAGTGCAGTCTATGATACACAAAATGCCGAACAATTTGAGGAGAAGTGGGGGCAGTTAATTCATAACTATGACCTTATTGACAATTCATAG
- the LOC109019872 gene encoding rRNA biogenesis protein RRP5-like produces the protein MEDKLMAKDVDFSIRQCITGYVYKVDSEWVWLTVSRDVRAQLFILDSAHDPSELEGFQKRFHVGKGVSGHILSINNEKKLIRLVLSPSLAVSYGNVGGKDDLKTNNLNDVTSHVHEGDVVGGRISKILAGIGGLLVQIGPQLYGRVHFMELRDTWVPDPLSGYYEGQFVRCKVLEVSLSFKGTIHVDLSLRSSLDGMLTQSRAEVCDIRHPPSKRVEEIEELNPNIVVQGYVKNVTSKGCFIWLSRKIDAKILLSNLSDGYVENPEKDFPVGKLLVGRVLSVEPLSRRVEVTLKTLGGSRLPKSEINDLSTLQIGTFISGRIKRVESYGLFITIDDTNLVGLCHMSELSDDHIDHIDTRYRAGERVTAKIVQVDEQRRRISLGMKDSYMGDTIDFQLPSQQDPDESIRDNDFTELLTFPGGSLLGDQNMDTEGENGDYPILAQAELRASVPPLDISLDDIDPNMDNLVGQDQENIDEAGTVNKRNKKKANKKAKKEREKEMRAAEERLVKNDIPRTADEFEKLVRSSPISSFVWIKYMAFMLSMADAEKARFIAERALNTINFREENEKLNIWVAYINLENEYGNPPQEAVMKVFQRALQYNDPERVYLALLGMYERTEQHKLADELLDKMIKKFKHSFQVLVWLRWVQRILKQKQDEVQPVVSRALLSLPREKHIDFISQTAILEFKCGVPDRGRSMFERILRESPKRTDLWSAYLDQEIRLGDVEVIRPLFERAISLNLKDGNMKFLFNKFLKYEKSNGDEERIEYVERQAMEYIRQSNLA, from the exons ATGGAGGACAAGCTTATGGCCAAAGATGTTGATTTTTCAATTAGACAATGCATCACTGGTTATGTGTATAAGGTGGACAGTGAATGGGTTTGGTTAACAGTATCTCGAGATGTGAGAGCTCAGCTTTTTATTCTTGACAGTGCACACGACCCTAGTGAACTAGAGGGATTTCAGAAACGCTTTCATGTAGGAAAAGGTGTCTCTGGtcatattttaagtattaacaATGAGAAAAAGCTGATACGGTTGGTTCTAAGTCCTTCATTGGCTGTCTCTTATGGAAACGTTGGTGGTAAAGATGATTTAAAGACGAACAATTTGAATGATGTTACATCTCATGTTCATGAAGGAGATGTTGTGGGTGGAAGAATATCCAAAATACTTGCAGGTATTGGTGGATTGCTCGTGCAAATTGGTCCTCAACTGTATGGTAGAGTACATTTTATGGAACTTAGAGACACATGGGTGCCTGACCCATTATCTGGATATTACGAAGGTCAATTTGTCAGATGCAAAGTGCTGGAAGTCAGCCTCTCTTTCAAGGGCACTATTCATGTTGATTTGTCATTACGTTCTTCTTTAGATGGCATGCTTACTCAGTCTCGTGCAGAAGTCTGTGACATACG GCATCCTCCTTCTAAACGTGTTGAAGAGATTGAGGAGCTTAATCCTAATATTGTTGTTCAG GGTTATGTGAAGAATGTTACATCGAAAGGATGTTTCATTTGGCTTTCTCGGAAGATTGATGCCAAAATTCTTCTCTCAAACTTATCTGATGGATATGTTGAGAACCCTGAGAAAGATTTCCCAGTTGGAAAACTTCTGGTTGGCAG GGTGTTATCCGTTGAGCCTTTATCAAGGCGAGTTGAAGTTACCTTGAAGACATTAGGTGGAAGCCGCTTaccaaaatctgaaattaaCGATTTGAGCACTCTGCAAATTGGAACTTTTATTTCTGGCAGAATCAAGCGGGTGGAGTCATATGGTTTGTTTATCACAATTGATGACACGAACTTG GTTGGATTGTGCCACATGTCAGAGCTTTCAGATGATCATATTGATCACATAGACACTAGATATAGAGCAGGGGAGAGAGTGACAGCGAAGATAGTACAG GTGGATGAACAAAGGCGCCGAATATCACTTGGGATGAAAGATTCTTATATGGGGGACACGATTGATTTTCAACTACCCTCACAACAAGACCCAGATGAAAGCATTAGAGACAATGATTTTACTGAGTTGCTAACGTTTCCGGGTGGCAGTTTGCTAGGGGATCAAAATATGGATACTGAAGGTGAAAATGGAGACTACCCAATTCTTGCGCAAGCAGAATTGAGGGCTTCCGTTCCTCCACTTGACATCAGTCTTGATGACATTGATCCCAATATGGATAACTTAGTAGGTCAAGATCAAGAGAATATTGATGAGGCAGGCACTGTAAATAAAAGGAACAAgaaaaaagcaaataaaaaggCAAAGAAAGAGAG agagaaagaaatgagggcTGCTGAGGAAAGACTAGTGAAGAATGATATACCAAGAACTgctgatgaatttgaaaaactgGTTAGAAGCTCTCCTATTAGCAGTTTTGTTTGGATAAAGTACATGGCTTTCATGCTCTCTATGGCTGATGCCGAGAAAGCCCGTTTTATTGCTGAAAG GGCCTTGAACACAATAAACTTCCGAGAAGAGAATGAGAAGCTTAATATTTGGGTGGCATATATTAATTTGGAAAATGAATACGGAAATCCTCCACAG GAAGCTGTTATGAAAGTATTCCAGAGAGCTTTGCAGTATAATGATCCAGAAAGGGTTTATCTAGCACTTCTGGGAATGTATGAAAGGACTGAGCAACATAAATTGGCTGATGAGCTTCTTGACAAAATGATCAAGAAGTTCAAGCATTCCTTCCAAGTACTT GTTTGGTTGAGATGGGTACAAAGGATCTTGAAGCAAAAACAGGACGAGGTTCAGCCTGTTGTAAGTCGTGCCTTATTAAGCCTTCCCCGCGAAAAGCATATCGATTTTATCTCACAGACTGCTATACTTGAATTCAAATGCGGTGTTCCTGATAGAGGAAGATCCATGTTTGAAAGAATTCTGCGTGAGAGTCCAAAGAGAACAGATTTGTGGAGCGCTTATCTCGATCAA GAGATTCGACTTGGAGATGTGGAAGTGATACGTCCTCTCTTTGAGAGGGCAATCAGTTTGAACCTCAAGGATGGAAACATGAAG TTCTTATTCAATAAGTTTCTTAAATACGAGAAGTCTAATGGTGATGAAGAAAGGATCGAATATGTAGAAAGGCAGGCAATGGAGTACATACGCCAGAGCAACCTGGCCTGA
- the LOC109000149 gene encoding protein FAR1-RELATED SEQUENCE 5-like isoform X2, which yields MGEDEDGRPPRPSTSISGTQGYYGNVNPYNLPYMMPPNPYPYPHPNPYAWGSQHLPLPPFGTTMSSPLLSNPEELRRGEDTTQSAMPLCVPTMPYPHCASESSTMPSSSVAEKNLGGTYPHPYAWGSQHLAPPPFGPTMPSPLSSISEELRRGEDTTQVVHHLAMPLRVPTMPSNSVPHQNLEETSSNINIEPDAEGVNEVSDDDNRVEPPNAGMHFATDKEILDYYKRYAKQEGFGVIIRRTKRDLDGSVKYVTIGCARGGKYYPSHSNLSKPRPTTKTDCKAKINARFVNGVWVLTSIDLVHNHSTVSPQKSRFFRSHKHLDEYSQRMLDLNDRAGIWMNKNFQALVTDVGGFENLAFQEKDYRNFIDKARYLRMSKGGGEALNGYFKRMRKMNDDFVSVMDVDDEFRVRNVFWADARSRAAYEYFGDVITFDTTYLTNRYGMPFALFVGVNHHGQSILLGADLISSEDTSTFVWLFEAWLECMNGREPVAIITDQDRAMKNEIEIVFLNARHRYYLWHIMRKLLEKLGSHSAYNAGLKTAIMSAVYDTQNAEQFEEKWGQLIHNYDLIDNS from the exons ATGGGCGAAGATGAAGATGGAAGGCCACCCAGGCCTTCTACATCGATTTCAGGAACCCAG ggaTATTATGGAAATGTAAATCCATATAACTTGCCATATATGATGCCTCCAAATCCATATCCATATCCACATCCAAATCCGTACGCTTGGGGTAGTCAG CATCTGCCACTACCACCCTTTGGAACAACCATGTCATCCCCTCTGTTGAGTAATCCAGAAGAGTTGAGACGAGGTGAAGATACAACCCAG TCGGCGATGCCACTATGTGTGCCAACTATGCCCTACCCACATTGCGCAAGTGAGTCATCAACTATGCCATCCTCCTCTGTAGCTGAAAAGAATTTAGGAG GAACATATCCACATCCATATGCTTGGGGTAGCCAG CATCTGGCACCGCCACCCTTTGGACCAACCATGCCATCCCCTTTGTCGAGTATTTCGGAGGAGTTGAGACGAGGTGAAGATACAACCCAGGTAGTTCAt CATTTGGCAATGCCACTACGTGTGCCAACTATGCCATCCAATTCTGTACCCCATCAGAATTTAGAAG AAACTTCATCCAACATAAATATAGAGCCAGATGCAGAGGGGGTGAATGAAGTATCAGATGATGATAATAGAGTTGAGCCTCCAAACGCTGGTATGCACTTTGCTACTGATAAAGAGATTTTAGACTATTACAAACGATACGCCAAACAAGAGGGTTTTGGTGTTATCATAAGAAGAACGAAGAGAGATCTGGATGGGAGTGTGAAGTATGTGACAATTGGCTGTGCACGTGGCGGCAAGTATTATCCTAGCCACAGTAATTTATCAAAGCCAAGGCCAACGACAAAAACTGATTGTAAGGCAAAGATAAATGCTCGGTTTGTGAATGGGGTATGGGTGTTGACCAGTATTGATCTTGTTCACAATCACAGTACGGTTAGCCCacaaaaatctagattttttagatCTCACAAACATTTGGATGAATATAGTCAGAGAATGCTCGATTTGAATGACAGAGCGGGTATTtggatgaataaaaattttcaagcaCTTGTGACTGATGTTGGGGGGTTTGAGAATTTAGCTTTCCAAGAGAAAGATTATaggaattttattgacaaagctAGATACTTGAGAATGAGTAAAGGAGGTGGTGAAGCACTAAATGGCTACTTTAAGAGAATGAGGAAAATGAATGATGACTTTGTTTCCGTCATGGACGTGGATGATGAGTTTAGAGTTAGGAATGTGTTTTGGGCTGACGCACGAAGTCGGGCCGCATATGAGTATTTTGGAGACGTCATCACGTTCGATACTACGTACCTAACAAATAGGTATGGGATGCCGTTTGCTCTCTTTGTTGGAGTAAACCATCATGGACAGTCCATTCTTTTAGGGGCAGACTTGATTTCAAGTGAGGATACAAGTACCTTCGTCTGGTTGTTTGAAGCATGGTTAGAATGCATGAATGGACGGGAACCCGTAGCAATCATAACAGACCAAGATAGGGCAATGAAGAATGAGATTGAGATTGTATTCCTGAATGCAAGACATAGATATTATCTCTGGCATATAATGCGAAAACTGTTGGAGAAATTGGGATCCCACTCGGCATATAACGCAGGATTGAAGACTGCAATTATGAGTGCAGTCTATGATACACAAAATGCCGAACAATTTGAGGAGAAGTGGGGGCAGTTAATTCATAACTATGACCTTATTGACAATTCATAG
- the LOC109000149 gene encoding protein FAR1-RELATED SEQUENCE 5-like isoform X1: protein MGEDEDGRPPRPSTSISGTQGYYGNVNPYNLPYMMPPNPYPYPHPNPYAWGSQHLPLPPFGTTMSSPLLSNPEELRRGEDTTQQSAMPLCVPTMPYPHCASESSTMPSSSVAEKNLGGTYPHPYAWGSQHLAPPPFGPTMPSPLSSISEELRRGEDTTQVVHHLAMPLRVPTMPSNSVPHQNLEETSSNINIEPDAEGVNEVSDDDNRVEPPNAGMHFATDKEILDYYKRYAKQEGFGVIIRRTKRDLDGSVKYVTIGCARGGKYYPSHSNLSKPRPTTKTDCKAKINARFVNGVWVLTSIDLVHNHSTVSPQKSRFFRSHKHLDEYSQRMLDLNDRAGIWMNKNFQALVTDVGGFENLAFQEKDYRNFIDKARYLRMSKGGGEALNGYFKRMRKMNDDFVSVMDVDDEFRVRNVFWADARSRAAYEYFGDVITFDTTYLTNRYGMPFALFVGVNHHGQSILLGADLISSEDTSTFVWLFEAWLECMNGREPVAIITDQDRAMKNEIEIVFLNARHRYYLWHIMRKLLEKLGSHSAYNAGLKTAIMSAVYDTQNAEQFEEKWGQLIHNYDLIDNS, encoded by the exons ATGGGCGAAGATGAAGATGGAAGGCCACCCAGGCCTTCTACATCGATTTCAGGAACCCAG ggaTATTATGGAAATGTAAATCCATATAACTTGCCATATATGATGCCTCCAAATCCATATCCATATCCACATCCAAATCCGTACGCTTGGGGTAGTCAG CATCTGCCACTACCACCCTTTGGAACAACCATGTCATCCCCTCTGTTGAGTAATCCAGAAGAGTTGAGACGAGGTGAAGATACAACCCAG CAGTCGGCGATGCCACTATGTGTGCCAACTATGCCCTACCCACATTGCGCAAGTGAGTCATCAACTATGCCATCCTCCTCTGTAGCTGAAAAGAATTTAGGAG GAACATATCCACATCCATATGCTTGGGGTAGCCAG CATCTGGCACCGCCACCCTTTGGACCAACCATGCCATCCCCTTTGTCGAGTATTTCGGAGGAGTTGAGACGAGGTGAAGATACAACCCAGGTAGTTCAt CATTTGGCAATGCCACTACGTGTGCCAACTATGCCATCCAATTCTGTACCCCATCAGAATTTAGAAG AAACTTCATCCAACATAAATATAGAGCCAGATGCAGAGGGGGTGAATGAAGTATCAGATGATGATAATAGAGTTGAGCCTCCAAACGCTGGTATGCACTTTGCTACTGATAAAGAGATTTTAGACTATTACAAACGATACGCCAAACAAGAGGGTTTTGGTGTTATCATAAGAAGAACGAAGAGAGATCTGGATGGGAGTGTGAAGTATGTGACAATTGGCTGTGCACGTGGCGGCAAGTATTATCCTAGCCACAGTAATTTATCAAAGCCAAGGCCAACGACAAAAACTGATTGTAAGGCAAAGATAAATGCTCGGTTTGTGAATGGGGTATGGGTGTTGACCAGTATTGATCTTGTTCACAATCACAGTACGGTTAGCCCacaaaaatctagattttttagatCTCACAAACATTTGGATGAATATAGTCAGAGAATGCTCGATTTGAATGACAGAGCGGGTATTtggatgaataaaaattttcaagcaCTTGTGACTGATGTTGGGGGGTTTGAGAATTTAGCTTTCCAAGAGAAAGATTATaggaattttattgacaaagctAGATACTTGAGAATGAGTAAAGGAGGTGGTGAAGCACTAAATGGCTACTTTAAGAGAATGAGGAAAATGAATGATGACTTTGTTTCCGTCATGGACGTGGATGATGAGTTTAGAGTTAGGAATGTGTTTTGGGCTGACGCACGAAGTCGGGCCGCATATGAGTATTTTGGAGACGTCATCACGTTCGATACTACGTACCTAACAAATAGGTATGGGATGCCGTTTGCTCTCTTTGTTGGAGTAAACCATCATGGACAGTCCATTCTTTTAGGGGCAGACTTGATTTCAAGTGAGGATACAAGTACCTTCGTCTGGTTGTTTGAAGCATGGTTAGAATGCATGAATGGACGGGAACCCGTAGCAATCATAACAGACCAAGATAGGGCAATGAAGAATGAGATTGAGATTGTATTCCTGAATGCAAGACATAGATATTATCTCTGGCATATAATGCGAAAACTGTTGGAGAAATTGGGATCCCACTCGGCATATAACGCAGGATTGAAGACTGCAATTATGAGTGCAGTCTATGATACACAAAATGCCGAACAATTTGAGGAGAAGTGGGGGCAGTTAATTCATAACTATGACCTTATTGACAATTCATAG